TTGCCAAAATCCCAATTCGCAGTTTGGGACCTGGCTGTGTTTGccaaaatcccaattctgggtttggggctgggctCTATTTACAAAATTCCCAATTCTGAGTTTTGGACTGGGCTCTGTTTgcaaaaatcccaattctgggTTTGGGACCTGGCTGTGTTTgcaaaaatcccaattctgggTTTGGGACTGGGCTCTGTTTGCAAAATCCCAATTCTGAGTTTGGGACTGGGCTCTGTTTACAAAGATCCCAACTCCTGACCCCAAGGAGGAGCAGATGGGCTCCGAGATAAGACACAGAGCAGattcctctctctttccctgctctgtcactcccagcacctccagcaggagcggggcagggctgaggggctgggaaaggccctggctggggcagatCCCATGGGATGATCCCACAGGAGGCAGAagcagcccaggacagcagggctgatCCCATGGGACGATCCCACAGGAGAGAGAAGCTGCCCAGAAGAGCAGGGCAGTTTGAGGAGGCGCTGGTTGCCGTGGGATCTGCACAGCCAGACGTGGCTGGGGCTCTGGCAAACACAAGAAGAGGCCCTTCCATGGTTTCTATGGGAAGGCAGAGCCTCTGCACGGCCTcccgggctggagccctgcccggggcaggAAGGATTTGGGAACCCTGCTGGAttcccaggagagctgggcttgCCCCAGGAGGATTTTCCCAGGTGCAAATCAGAGCtcaggagctgtgcccagagctcctgcttgGCCCAGGGCAGAGATCCCTGCTTGGAACAGGACAGAGATCCTGCTTGGCTCAGATCAGAGATTCCTGCTTGGCTCAGATCACAGATTTCTGCTTGGCTCAGATCAGAGATTCCCTGCTTGGCCCAGGACAGGGATCCCTGCTTGGCCCAGATCAGAGATTCCTGCTTGGCTCAGATCACAGATTTCTGCTTGGCTCAGATCAGAGATTCCCTGCTTGGCCCAGGACAGAGATTCCTGCTTGGCCCAGATCAGAGATTCCTGCTTGGCTCAGATCACAGATTTCTGCTTGGCCCAGATCAGAGATTCCCTGCATGGCTCAGGTCAcagatccctgctcctgctgttccCACCAGGaatcccccagccctgaggattttcctgctgcagctgagggagctcagcCCCTTCACGCTGAACCCCATGGGATGCACATCTGGAACATCCCAGGGGAATTTCCACGTCCTGGGAAGGCCAAAGTGCTGCAGGATGGAAGGGACAGGCCCCAGACCCTACAGGAGAACCCCCAGACCCCACAGGGGCAACCCCCAGACCCTAAATCAGCTCTGGGTTGTCCCCAAGGGCTGTCCCTATCACTGgaacccccagaccccaaaggAGAACCCTCAGACCCCACAGGggcagcccccagaccccataAGGGtgacccccagaccccaaatcagCTCTGGGCTGTCTCCAAGGGTTGTCCCCATCActgcagcccccagaccctACAGAGGCAGCCCCCAGACCCTAAACCAGCTCTGGGCTATCCCCAAGGGCTGTCTCCATCATTGCAGCCCCCAGACTCCATAGgagcagcccccagaccccaaatcagctctgggctgtctccaagggctgcccccatcactgcAGCCCCCAAATCCAACAGGAAAACCCCCAGACCCTACAGGGGCAGCCCCCAGACCCTAAATCATCTCTgggctgtccccaagggctgtCTCCATCATTGCAGCCCCCAGACCCTACAAGAGCAGCCCCCAGACCCTAAAGCATCTCTGGGCTGTTCCCAagggctgtccccatccctgcagcccccagaccccataGGAGCAGCCCCCAGACCCTAAAGCATCTCTgggctgtccccaagggctgtccccatccctgcagcccccagaccccataggagcagcccccagaccctaactcagctctgggctgtccccaagggctgtCCCCATCATTGCAGCCCCCAGACCCTACAGGAGAACACCCCCAAACCCTAAATCAAGTCTGGGCTGTCCCCAAgcgctgtccccatccctgccctgctggcagaatcctcccccatccctccccccCAAACTCTCCCCTGCTGGAATTCTCTCTAATTAGTTCAATTCCCTCGCTATTTATAAATCAACGTGGAAATCCCTCTGCTTTCATTCCCAGCGCTGCCGCTCGCCCCGGCCGGGCTCCTTTAACTCGGGATAAAATCCCGCCGAGGATGAGCCTGGATCATGAATAATTAATTACCCTAATTGCTCGTTAAGGAACGGGGGAATTCGGGCCAGGTTCGGTCCCTCCCCggagctcccagctctgccctgcagctcccccacGCCCCATAAATTAATGATCAGCCGCGCTCTAAGTAGGTCTGGAAAGTGGAAAACAACATCcgagaggagcagcagagatttgTCTGCCTGTCCATCTGCCGGAGGAGCAGGCAGACCCTAatctgtccgtctgtctgtctgtctgtctgtctgtctgcaaaTTCCCAAGCTCCTCATGGGTTTGGAGCATCCCCGGGTGCCTGGAGGAGGCAGCGGGGCAGGGGTGGGACCCGGGGTGGGACTGGTGGGCGCTGGTTTGCACTGGGAGGGGTTggtggtgctggtttgggggcGAGTTTGGTGATTTCTGGTTTCTGGTGGGTCCCGTGTGCTCCACGCCGGTGTCACCGAATGTCCccagggacacggggaggggggaaaggggggagcagggaaaaactgggaatggggaaagctgggagctgggaaaatTGTAAAAGCTGGGAAAATTGGGAGCTGGAAAAGGTGGGaactgggaaaaactgggaattgggaaagctgggagctgggaaaattgtaaaagctgggaaaactgggagCTGGAAAAGGTGGGAactggggaaaactgggaatggggaaagcTTCGAGCTGGGAGAATTGTAaaagctgggagctgggaaagctgggaaaactgggagCTGGAAAAGGTGGGaactgggaaaactgggaattgggaaaactgggagctgggaaaatTGTAAAAGCTGGGAAAATTGTAAAAAGAtgggaaagctgggaaagctgagagctgggaaaactgggagctggaaaaggtgggaaaggtgggagctggagaaggTGGGAGAGAAATATTGGGAGCAGGGAAaactgggagctggggaaggtgggtaaactgggaattgggaaaatgggaaaagcagggagaTGGGAAAGCTGGGAATTGGAaaagctgggagctggaaaagctgtgagcagggaaaaCTGGGAGCTGGAAAAACTGGGTGTTAGGaaagctgggagctgggaaaattgggatctagaaaagctgggaaagctgggacctaggaaaaactgggaattgggaaaggtgggagctgggaaaactggaaaactgggagctgggaaagctggAAAATCTGGGAGACGGAAAAATTAGGAGATGGAAAAACTGGGAAAGCTGGAAGATGGaaaagctgggagcagggaaaattGGGAGTTGGGaaagctgggagctgggaagacTGAGAAAGCTGGAAGAtggaaaaggcaggagcagggaaagcagccGTGGAtgtgcctggggacagccagggccagccccggagctccaggggcagcagatccgggcagggaggagcagggaaggacagacggacagaggGGGCTGGAAGGACAGACATGGAAGGACAGAGATGTGCCCTGGAAGGGGAGGATCCACAGGGAGTTGGTTATTTATAACCACAGCCCTCACAGGAGAGGATCcacgggatgggatggggtgggatgggatgggacaagATGAAatggagatgggatgggatgggatagggaCAGAACAATAGGGTACAAGATGAAATGGGAATGGAAGAGAATTGGATGGGGTGGGACACGATGGAATGGGAtaggaggggatgggatggggcagggtgTTATGGGACGTGATGAAatggggatggcacagggacaggatggaatgggatgggatagggatgggatgggatggacagGATGATGTGGGACAAGATGAAATGGGAATGGAAGAGATTTGGATGGGGTGGAAcaccatgggatgggatgggatgggatggcacagcagcacaaggcctGTTTGCATTCCATAATGAAATAAAGGTGGGAAGAGAAGCGTGAATTCACCGTGGGTATCTCCCAAGGCTGAACAGCTCCTGTACACCAGCAAGTTCTCCCcagcccttttccctcccccaggaacaccagcctggggctgtgatTGTGAACAAACACCGTGTGCCCACAACGCCCCACTCTCCCAGAGCCAGGAACATCCCCAAGCTCTGTTCCCAGCAGGGAACACCCTGCCCCGCTCCCGTGGGGACACTCGGAGCCCTCAGGGCCAGCCCGGCAGCCCGCCAAGGGCTCTTTATCAACTGGCACCCAAAAGTCAATCAGGAGGATGCCGCCTGTTTTAATTAACAGCAATTTGGCTCTGCCGGGCGTGAGCAGcgtgcagggagggagggagggaggccaGAGACAAAACATGACCTTGTtggtgctgcacacacagcGGGACATTGTTTTCCCCtctcagcctggccttggatgctgcggggctggtggcacagctggggacaggggacagggggtgctgccagccctggtgggAGCAGGGGAAAGTGCAGGGAAAGTGCAGAGCTCGGGGTTTGGAACTTGGGGGGTGTCCTCAGGGAGTGTTGgtggatgggaatgggaaaaaagggatttggggagctCTCAGTGAATGCAGCAcgggctgggtgctgcagggagtgaatggcactgctgggtcctggcagggatCCAGTGCAAACAGCCCGCgagttttattccattttcctttcccctcagCTCTCCTATTCCGGGAAATCAGAGAGAAGGAATCACCCAGAGGGGGAAAACCTCGCTGTGCgtgtgccaggctgctcagggcagtgacacagggtgacacagcctgtcccacagcaggacaccccagggatgatggggctgggatgagcAGGACCCTGGAATGAGCAAAAACCCGGGATGAGACACCCTGGGGTGACAGAACCATGGGGTGACAGCACCAGGACAGTCctgggggggacaggagggggcCAAGTGGCACCGTGGGACCGTCCCAGGGGTGACAGGGATGGGGTGAGCAGCACCCCAAAGGTGACAGGAATGGGGTGAGCAGCACCCCAAGGGTAACAAGGACGGGGCGAACAGGACCCTAAAGGTGACAGGGCTGGGTGAGAGCACCCCAAAGGTGACAGGAATGGGGTGAGAGCACCCCAAGTGTGACAGAGATGGGGTGAGAGCACCCCGAAGGTGACAGGGATGGGGTTGAGCAGGACCCCAGGGGTGACAGGGATGGGGTGAGAGCACCCCAAGGGTGACAGGGATGGGGTGAACAGGACCCCAACGCTGTCAGGGATGGGGTGAGCAGCACCCCGAAGGTGACAGGAATGGGGTGACAGCACCCCAGGGGTGACAGGGCAGCACCCCAAGGGTGACAGGGATGGGCAAGCAGCACCCCAAGTGTGACAGAGATGGGGTGATCAGCACCCCGAGGGTGACAGGCCTGGGTGAGCAGCACCCTaatggtgacagggacagggtgagaGCGCCCCAAAGGTGACAGGGCAGCACCCCAAgggtgacagggctgggggcacggGCACTGCACGGGTGTTGGTGATTGGGGCAGGGGCACCCAGGGGTTCCGGGCTTGGGGGGAGCAGCACCCCGAGGGTGACAGGGATGGGGTGAATTGAACCCCAAAGCTGTCAGGGACGGGCGAGCAGCGCCGCGGGGGTGACGGAGCTGCCGTGAGACCCCGCCCAGACACGGGGGTACCCCCACCCCACCGCACCCCCCCCGCCCCGACCCCCGGGGCCGCACACGCGGGCAGGGGGCTCGGCTCGGGCCAGAACcccccggggcgggcggggcggcggctCCATCGCTCTCCCCCCGCCCCCGGGGCGGGCTCGGCCCCGTCCCGCCCCCGCCCCTCGCCTTATCAGCGGCCGGCGGGGGGCTCGCCCCACTCCCGCCCAGCGCAGccgccgcggcggggccggcagctCCCCGAGGCCGCAccatgggcagccagggctccaAGGCGGCGGGCGGCGACCCCGACACCGCCAAGGCCAACGGGCAGGTGCGtaccgggggcaccggggggctGCGCGCGCTCCGCCGGGACGGGCGGCGGCGCGGACAAAGCGCGGCGGGGAGGGCGCGGCGATGGAGCCGGGGGATCCCTGCAGCCCCGCGGGGGGACTCTGCAGCCCCGCGGGTACCGGGGGATGCGGCACCGCCCGCGCCGCGCCCCGGGCTCCCCCCGGCACCGGGCGGGTCCCGTCCGCCGCCGCGCCCCGGTACCGCGAGTGGAGCGCGGGCGCCGCCCGGTGGTGGCGAGCTGGGCCCCCCCCACACCGAGCGGATCCCCCCGTGAGACCCCAACCCGGGGTCTTTGCACCCCCTTTTTGTGGCTCCTTTCCTCGGGGGAGCCCCGCTCTGTGCCCCGTGCTCCCCGTTTCCACCGGCTGCAAACCCCGCTTGTCCCCGTGCTCGGTGTCCCCGTCTCCTTTCTCCCGGGGGATCCCCCCCATGCTCGGTTCCCCCCATTCCCGGTGGATTCTCCTCGTTTTCCCCGGTGAATCCCCCCGTGCTCGGTGCCCCCCATTGGATCCCCCCGCGCTCGGTTCCCCTCGTTTTCCTCGGTGGATCCCCCCGTGCTCGGTGCCCCCATTGGATCCCCCCGTGCTCGGTGCCCCCCGTTTTCCCTTGGGGCGCCCTTTGTGGCGTgcgggggatttggggagggggctcgggggTCCCGGCGGTGCCTGACGCGCTCCCCCCCCGCAGGAGAACGGCCATGTCATCTCCAACGGGGACATGACGCCCAAGGCGGGGGTCGAGGCTGCCCCCCAGAACGGGAACGGCTCGGCGGAACCCCCCAAGGAGGAGATCGAGGGCGAAACGGGGGGCGCCGACAGCATCGAgcccgccccggccgccgccgaGGGCGAAGAAGGGGCCGCGACCCCCAAGGAGGACGCCCctaaaaagaagaagaaattctcCTTCAAGAAACCCTTCAAGCTGAGCGGGATCTCCTTCCGCAAGAACAAGAAGGAGGCCGGGGACTCCTCGGGCTCGTCGCCCACCGAGGAGCGGGGCGGCAGCGAGGAGAGCCCGCCCGGGGGGCTGCAGCCCTCGGCGCCCCCcgaggaggggcaggagggcggAGAAGCCGCGGGCAgccgggaggaggaggaggaggagaagaaacagcagcagcagggaggggagagccACGGAGACACCGCCAAAGCCGAGGAGCCCTCGAAaggagcggggccggagccCGCGGCGAGCCCggaggagcagaaggaggagTAGAGACCGCTCGGGCATCGTCCTCAGCGGGGACATCCCCGGGGACTCTGACACCGACCCTGACCCTCCCCGAGAAGCCCGGATCCCCGGATTGTCATCACTGGGGACTCTCACCGCCCTGACCCTCCCCGAGCAGCCCGGATCACCCTCGACCCTCCCTGAACAGCCTGGATCGTTCTTACCGGGGGCTCTCGCATCGACCCTCCCCGAGCAGCCCGGATCCCCGGATCGCTCTCACCGTCCTCaaccctccctgagcagcctggatCACCCTCGACCCTTTTCCGAGCAGCTTGGGGACTCTCACACTGCCCTCGATCCTCCCCAAGCAGCCCGGATCGCCCTCACCGGGGGCTCTCACGCCACCCTCCGTCCTCACGGGGCCTCTGAAACCATCCCCGAGCAGCCCGGGTCGTCCTCACCGGGGGCTCTCACACCACCCTCgaccctccctgagcagccccgtATCACTGATCGCCCTCACCGGGAGCTCTCACCGTCCTCGACCCTCCCCGAGCCGCCTGGATCGTCCTTACCGGGGGCTCTCACACCGACTCCGATCTCCCCCCGAGCAGCCCGGATCCCCGGATCGCCCTCACCGGGAGCTCTAGCACCGCCCTCCGTCCTCACCGGGGACTCTCACACTGCCCAGGACCCTCCCCGAGCAGCCCGGATCGTTGATCGCCATCACCGGGGGCTCTCACATCGACCCCAAGCCTCTCCGAGCAGCCCGGGGACTCTCACACTGCCCAGGACCCTC
The sequence above is drawn from the Ammospiza caudacuta isolate bAmmCau1 chromosome 25, bAmmCau1.pri, whole genome shotgun sequence genome and encodes:
- the MARCKSL1 gene encoding MARCKS-related protein; translation: MGSQGSKAAGGDPDTAKANGQENGHVISNGDMTPKAGVEAAPQNGNGSAEPPKEEIEGETGGADSIEPAPAAAEGEEGAATPKEDAPKKKKKFSFKKPFKLSGISFRKNKKEAGDSSGSSPTEERGGSEESPPGGLQPSAPPEEGQEGGEAAGSREEEEEEKKQQQQGGESHGDTAKAEEPSKGAGPEPAASPEEQKEE